The following are encoded in a window of Vicia villosa cultivar HV-30 ecotype Madison, WI unplaced genomic scaffold, Vvil1.0 ctg.000244F_1_1_2_unsc, whole genome shotgun sequence genomic DNA:
- the LOC131625810 gene encoding F-box protein SKIP19-like yields MASSSVPATKVESESTTTKPNWLELPRDVTLNILQRLGTIEIISSACQVCPLWWNICKDPCMWRTIHMSKFRYPRHKYSDVDLVKMCRYAVQKSCGQLEDIYIGFFGNDKLLEYIGHSANHLRRIRLIICEYLSDKGFIEAVKKLPLIVELDISHNIHISKDSLEVVGCCCPLLKSLTYGGNMFYNKNVEAFAIAKTMPGLCSLTISGVALDSIGVVAILNGCPLLESLDMLECVLEGDLDESLKKRCCEQIKNCIFPRQLQTGFDYYFDWTGNLL; encoded by the exons ATGGCGTCTTCTTCAGTTCCAGCAACGAAAGTGGAAAGCGAAAGCACAACAACAAAGCCAAATTGGCTTGAACTTCCGAGAGATGTGACACTTAACATCCTACAGAGGCTCGGCACCATTGAAATCATCTCAAGCGCATGTCAAGTGTGTCCTCTATGGTGGAATATCTGCAAGGATCCTTGCATGTGGCGCACCATTCATATGTCCAAGTTCCGCTATCCACGCCACAAGTACAGCGATGTTGATTTGGTGAAGATGTGTCGTTATGCAGTTCAGAAAAGTTGTGGCCAGCTAGAAGACATTTACATTGGTTTTTTTGGAAACGATAAGCTCCTAGAATACATAGGCCATAG TGCAAATCACCTAAGGCGCATTCGGCTTATAATCTGTGAATATCTTTCTGATAAAGGATTCATTGAAGCAGTGAAGAAACTTCCATTAATAGTGGAATTAGACATTTCACATAACATTCACATATCAAAGGATTCTCTTGAAGTTGTTGGTTGCTGTTGCCCTCTTTTGAAATCACTGACATACGGAGGTAATATGTTCTATAACAAGAATGTTGAGGCGTTTGCTATTGCCAAAACAATGCCTGGATTATGCAGTCTTACAATATCAGGAGTTGCCCTCGATTCTATTGGGGTTGTTGCTATTCTTAATGGATGTCCTCTTCTTGAGTCTCTTGACATGCTAGAATGTGTTTTGGAGGGAGATTTGGATGAAAGTTTGAAGAAAAGGTGTTGTGAGCAGATCAAAAATTGTATATTTCCAAGACAATTGCAAACTGGTTTTGACTATTATTTTGATTGGACTGGAAATTTATTATGA